Within the Thermostichus lividus PCC 6715 genome, the region CTACTACAATCATATCCCACCCCATGGCTATCTGGGGCAGTAAGGTTCGGCAAATGCGCCGCCACTGACGCTTCAGACGATTGCGATCCACCGCTCGCTTACTCACACGCTTGCTGACCACAATGCCAATCCGCGAGGCTTGGGGTGAGGGCTGAGGTGCCAGCCACAGGATAACAAGCTGGCCATGATGGGCGTTTTTCTGCTGGTAAACGCGCTCAAAATCGTGGCGATCGCGCAGACGATGTCGCGGTGGCAGCACTAGACCGCTAGCCGTGCCCGTCCCTTGCGCCGCCGTGCTTTAATGACGTTTTGACCCGATTTGGTGCGCATGCGAGCACGGAACCCAGAGGTGCGTTTGCGTTTGCGGACAGTGCCGCCCAGTGTACGTTGAGTCATGGCTAGGT harbors:
- the rpmH gene encoding 50S ribosomal protein L34, which codes for MTQRTLGGTVRKRKRTSGFRARMRTKSGQNVIKARRRKGRARLAV